The Oryzias melastigma strain HK-1 linkage group LG13, ASM292280v2, whole genome shotgun sequence genome window below encodes:
- the cep126 gene encoding centrosomal protein of 126 kDa isoform X1 encodes MQVLHEDFFYHSKSRLENDARLDNDRQSLAKDQKLCRSRARKFSLETNRRWKALHARRRQRDVQEERLREEILQQRRQQVQDVTERFQRAHLPPSQRYRQSFRRHALNIEDALNQIQGSSYTQRSSFLSSNTNISSFSLKSCTPSPRPFIGGESGRPSLSAVDSYTELLQEQCRRVQHQDAGSPQAVLMGGEQEHFLLHLLFQIIHLSDSVSSKDSLEDEDGDHSSFFLHLEKTQPPQKEPSAFTSSGQTSYSVMRLINEHIAQSDDGEEGEVQKWPHNDFHVSKASAGAETSLKDFSSLSLYEKTSGGPFELASFPGSSIGLTVTDADAPPFSLLDFSQRSISGDRSRHKSAVLHFSEAGNNKDFYFEAPPKSEYFLKDDSSHDKTKDVTRRENADLRGSINNLDKVSDFKSETQKSSLHQSASNIQYEAQRRSDGLDPDSEIVFIKGILKKPLKHNSGDPPRPSAPGQLIFAKHVAAALRDSVELARAKAKSVEVSGAGKKKLRWFDEVHVEEKLKAKTSHPEGPNLIPGPAAAHHVTKEAWTDVGVQVNLPQEGTDEVKVHRSNGRTRSTRVRGAPVSSQTRKGTVMRPQYAADVRHIAKTQGKFMVPRPPPRSNRATKTPSVYHIQERSPTEGALPPRTADAAVTYAQPLSEACSESPGHPQTRSRRGAAGDEKRLCLDSTPTDEEISQLWHGVRCALNTKDAKNIQSQVMESRPSVRNQSRSLQTPQSRKETVMLIGPHSGFEGPTRFHLTDLHPGRPLEQNPASVAMDTAQTHSSGSVRRTGQQQELISISSEERRILVSLDRLNQQLHCLRNHPGANAGTGALVDTPSTKDVKFSSYKHHASPANRLRSQRKT; translated from the exons ATGCAAGTTCTTCATGAGGACTTTTTCTACCACTC GAAGTCGAGGCTGGAAAATGATGCACGTCTGGACAATGACAGACAAAGTTTGGCCAAAGACCAGAAGTTATGCAGGAGCAGAGCGCGGAAATTCTCCCTGGAAACCAACCGACGTTGGAa GGCTTTGCACGCGAGGCGGAGGCAGAGGGACGTGCAAGAAGAACGACTGAGGGAGGAAATCCTGCAGCAACGCCGACAGCAAGTACAGGATGTAACCGAGCGCTTCCAAAGAGCACATCTCCCTCCGTCGCAGAGATACAGACAAT CTTTCAGAAGACACGCCCTAAACATTGAAGATGCACTTAATCAAATTCAAGGCAGTTCCTACACCCAGCGGTCCTCTTTCTTGTCGAGCAACACAAACATCAGCAG TTTTTCTCTCAAAAGCTGCACGCCGTCTCCGAGGCCTTTCATTGGAGGAGAATCGGGCCGACCGTCTCTGTCTGCGGTGGACTCCTACactgagctgctgcaggagcagTGCAGACGAGTGCAGCATCAGGATGCTGGCAGCCCACAGGCGGTGCTGATGGGGGGGGAGCAG GAACATTTTCTTCTCCATCTGTTGTTTCAGATCATCCACCTGTCTGACAGCGTCTCCAGCAAGGACAGCTTGGAGGACGAAGACGGAGATCACTCCTCGTTTTTCCTTCACCTTGAGAAGACCCAACCCCCCCAGAAAGAGCCGAGCGCTTTCACTTCCTCAGGTCAGACCTCCTACTCAGTGATGAGGCTCATCAATGAACACATAGCCCAATCGGACGACGGAGAGGAGGGAGAAGTCCAGAAGTGGCCTCACAATGACTTCCACGTTTCTAAAGCTTCTGCTGGAGCTGAGACTTCTCTGAAAGACTTCAGCTCATTAAGCCTTTATGAAAAAACCAGCGGAGGACCGTTTGAGTTAGCATCCTTTCCAGGAAGTTCCATCGGACTAACCGTGACAGATGCAGATGCTCCACCTTTTTCATTATTGGATTTTAGTCAACGTAGCATCAGTGGCGACCGATCCAGACACAAATCAGCTGTTCTGCACTTCTCTGAAGCTGGCAAcaacaaagacttttatttcGAAGCTCCACCAAAGTCGGAGTATTTCTTGAAGGATGATTCCTCACATGATAAAACTAAGGATGTGACCAGAAGAGAAAACGCAGATCTCCGTGGTTCGATCAACAACCTTGATAAGGTTTCTGACTTTAAAagtgaaactcaaaagtcaTCGCTGCACCAGAGCGCGTCTAACATCCAGTACGAAGCACAGAGACGCTCTGACGGTCTTGACCCCGACTCAGAGATCGTTTTCATCAAAGGAATCCTAAAGAAACCGCTGAAACATAACTCGGGGGACCCCCCACGCCCGTCTGCCCCGGGGCAATTGATTTTTGCAAAGCATGTGGCTGCGGCACTCAGGGACAGCGTGGAGTTGGCCCGAGCAAAAGCCAAGAGCGTGGAGGTCAGCGGCGCCGGGAAAAAGAAGCTGCGCTGGTTTGATGAAGTCCACGTGGAAGAGAAGCTGAAAGCAAAAACCTCCCATCCGGAGGGACCAAACCTGATCCCCGGACCTGCCGCCGCTCATCACGTTACAAAAGAAGCCTGGACAGATGTTGGGGTTCAAGTCAACTTGCCCCAAGAAGGAACAGATGAGGTCAAGGTGCACCGCTCGAACGGGCGGACCCGCTCGACGAGAGTCAGAGGGGCTCCCGTTTCCTCACAAACCAGAAAGGGCACCGTCATGCGACCTCAGTATGCCGCCGACGTGCGCCACATCGCTAAAACCCAAGGGAAGTTCATGGTTCCTCGCCCGCCTCCCCGCAGCAACCGCGCCACTAAGACCCCATCTGTTTACCACATCCAGGAGAGGAGCCCCACAGAGGGAGCGCTCCCACCCAGAACCGCAGATGCTGCAGTCACCTACGCCCAGCCCCTCTCAGAGGCCTGCTCCGAGTCTCCAGGTCATCCACAGACTCGCAGCAGAAGAGGAGCGGCGGGCGATGAAAAGCGCCTCTGTTTGGACAGCACTCCCACAGACGAGGAGATTTCCCAGCTCTGGCACGGCGTCCGCTGCGCCTTAAACACAAAGGACG caaaaaacataCAAAGCCAAGTCATGGAAAGTCGTCCATCTGTCAGAAATCAGAGCCGATCTCTACAAACCCCTCAG TCCAGGAAGGAGACGGTGATGCTGATTGGTCCACATTCAG GTTTTGAAGGTCCCACCCGGTTCCACCTGACCGACCTGCATCCTGGACGCCCCCTGGAACAGAATCCTGCTTCTGTTGCCATGGACACCGCCCAAACACACAGCTCTGGATCGGTGCGGCGGACCGgccagcagcaggagctcatctCCATCTCTTCTGAGGAGAGAAGAATCCTGGTCTCTCTGGACAGACTCAACCAGCAGCTGCACT gtttgcgGAACCATCCGGGGGCTAATGCTGGAACGGGAGCACTTGTTGACACCCCCTCG acaaagGATGTGAAATTCAGCAGCTATAAGCACCACGCCTCCCCCGCTAACCGTCTTCGATCTCAGAGGAAAACATGA
- the cep126 gene encoding centrosomal protein of 126 kDa isoform X3, with amino-acid sequence MQVLHEDFFYHSKSRLENDARLDNDRQSLAKDQKLCRSRARKFSLETNRRWKALHARRRQRDVQEERLREEILQQRRQQVQDVTERFQRAHLPPSQRYRQSFRRHALNIEDALNQIQGSSYTQRSSFLSSNTNISSCTPSPRPFIGGESGRPSLSAVDSYTELLQEQCRRVQHQDAGSPQAVLMGGEQEHFLLHLLFQIIHLSDSVSSKDSLEDEDGDHSSFFLHLEKTQPPQKEPSAFTSSGQTSYSVMRLINEHIAQSDDGEEGEVQKWPHNDFHVSKASAGAETSLKDFSSLSLYEKTSGGPFELASFPGSSIGLTVTDADAPPFSLLDFSQRSISGDRSRHKSAVLHFSEAGNNKDFYFEAPPKSEYFLKDDSSHDKTKDVTRRENADLRGSINNLDKVSDFKSETQKSSLHQSASNIQYEAQRRSDGLDPDSEIVFIKGILKKPLKHNSGDPPRPSAPGQLIFAKHVAAALRDSVELARAKAKSVEVSGAGKKKLRWFDEVHVEEKLKAKTSHPEGPNLIPGPAAAHHVTKEAWTDVGVQVNLPQEGTDEVKVHRSNGRTRSTRVRGAPVSSQTRKGTVMRPQYAADVRHIAKTQGKFMVPRPPPRSNRATKTPSVYHIQERSPTEGALPPRTADAAVTYAQPLSEACSESPGHPQTRSRRGAAGDEKRLCLDSTPTDEEISQLWHGVRCALNTKDAKNIQSQVMESRPSVRNQSRSLQTPQSRKETVMLIGPHSGFEGPTRFHLTDLHPGRPLEQNPASVAMDTAQTHSSGSVRRTGQQQELISISSEERRILVSLDRLNQQLHCLRNHPGANAGTGALVDTPSTKDVKFSSYKHHASPANRLRSQRKT; translated from the exons ATGCAAGTTCTTCATGAGGACTTTTTCTACCACTC GAAGTCGAGGCTGGAAAATGATGCACGTCTGGACAATGACAGACAAAGTTTGGCCAAAGACCAGAAGTTATGCAGGAGCAGAGCGCGGAAATTCTCCCTGGAAACCAACCGACGTTGGAa GGCTTTGCACGCGAGGCGGAGGCAGAGGGACGTGCAAGAAGAACGACTGAGGGAGGAAATCCTGCAGCAACGCCGACAGCAAGTACAGGATGTAACCGAGCGCTTCCAAAGAGCACATCTCCCTCCGTCGCAGAGATACAGACAAT CTTTCAGAAGACACGCCCTAAACATTGAAGATGCACTTAATCAAATTCAAGGCAGTTCCTACACCCAGCGGTCCTCTTTCTTGTCGAGCAACACAAACATCAGCAG CTGCACGCCGTCTCCGAGGCCTTTCATTGGAGGAGAATCGGGCCGACCGTCTCTGTCTGCGGTGGACTCCTACactgagctgctgcaggagcagTGCAGACGAGTGCAGCATCAGGATGCTGGCAGCCCACAGGCGGTGCTGATGGGGGGGGAGCAG GAACATTTTCTTCTCCATCTGTTGTTTCAGATCATCCACCTGTCTGACAGCGTCTCCAGCAAGGACAGCTTGGAGGACGAAGACGGAGATCACTCCTCGTTTTTCCTTCACCTTGAGAAGACCCAACCCCCCCAGAAAGAGCCGAGCGCTTTCACTTCCTCAGGTCAGACCTCCTACTCAGTGATGAGGCTCATCAATGAACACATAGCCCAATCGGACGACGGAGAGGAGGGAGAAGTCCAGAAGTGGCCTCACAATGACTTCCACGTTTCTAAAGCTTCTGCTGGAGCTGAGACTTCTCTGAAAGACTTCAGCTCATTAAGCCTTTATGAAAAAACCAGCGGAGGACCGTTTGAGTTAGCATCCTTTCCAGGAAGTTCCATCGGACTAACCGTGACAGATGCAGATGCTCCACCTTTTTCATTATTGGATTTTAGTCAACGTAGCATCAGTGGCGACCGATCCAGACACAAATCAGCTGTTCTGCACTTCTCTGAAGCTGGCAAcaacaaagacttttatttcGAAGCTCCACCAAAGTCGGAGTATTTCTTGAAGGATGATTCCTCACATGATAAAACTAAGGATGTGACCAGAAGAGAAAACGCAGATCTCCGTGGTTCGATCAACAACCTTGATAAGGTTTCTGACTTTAAAagtgaaactcaaaagtcaTCGCTGCACCAGAGCGCGTCTAACATCCAGTACGAAGCACAGAGACGCTCTGACGGTCTTGACCCCGACTCAGAGATCGTTTTCATCAAAGGAATCCTAAAGAAACCGCTGAAACATAACTCGGGGGACCCCCCACGCCCGTCTGCCCCGGGGCAATTGATTTTTGCAAAGCATGTGGCTGCGGCACTCAGGGACAGCGTGGAGTTGGCCCGAGCAAAAGCCAAGAGCGTGGAGGTCAGCGGCGCCGGGAAAAAGAAGCTGCGCTGGTTTGATGAAGTCCACGTGGAAGAGAAGCTGAAAGCAAAAACCTCCCATCCGGAGGGACCAAACCTGATCCCCGGACCTGCCGCCGCTCATCACGTTACAAAAGAAGCCTGGACAGATGTTGGGGTTCAAGTCAACTTGCCCCAAGAAGGAACAGATGAGGTCAAGGTGCACCGCTCGAACGGGCGGACCCGCTCGACGAGAGTCAGAGGGGCTCCCGTTTCCTCACAAACCAGAAAGGGCACCGTCATGCGACCTCAGTATGCCGCCGACGTGCGCCACATCGCTAAAACCCAAGGGAAGTTCATGGTTCCTCGCCCGCCTCCCCGCAGCAACCGCGCCACTAAGACCCCATCTGTTTACCACATCCAGGAGAGGAGCCCCACAGAGGGAGCGCTCCCACCCAGAACCGCAGATGCTGCAGTCACCTACGCCCAGCCCCTCTCAGAGGCCTGCTCCGAGTCTCCAGGTCATCCACAGACTCGCAGCAGAAGAGGAGCGGCGGGCGATGAAAAGCGCCTCTGTTTGGACAGCACTCCCACAGACGAGGAGATTTCCCAGCTCTGGCACGGCGTCCGCTGCGCCTTAAACACAAAGGACG caaaaaacataCAAAGCCAAGTCATGGAAAGTCGTCCATCTGTCAGAAATCAGAGCCGATCTCTACAAACCCCTCAG TCCAGGAAGGAGACGGTGATGCTGATTGGTCCACATTCAG GTTTTGAAGGTCCCACCCGGTTCCACCTGACCGACCTGCATCCTGGACGCCCCCTGGAACAGAATCCTGCTTCTGTTGCCATGGACACCGCCCAAACACACAGCTCTGGATCGGTGCGGCGGACCGgccagcagcaggagctcatctCCATCTCTTCTGAGGAGAGAAGAATCCTGGTCTCTCTGGACAGACTCAACCAGCAGCTGCACT gtttgcgGAACCATCCGGGGGCTAATGCTGGAACGGGAGCACTTGTTGACACCCCCTCG acaaagGATGTGAAATTCAGCAGCTATAAGCACCACGCCTCCCCCGCTAACCGTCTTCGATCTCAGAGGAAAACATGA
- the cep126 gene encoding centrosomal protein of 126 kDa isoform X4, with translation MQVLHEDFFYHSKSRLENDARLDNDRQSLAKDQKLCRSRARKFSLETNRRWKALHARRRQRDVQEERLREEILQQRRQQVQDVTERFQRAHLPPSQRYRQSFRRHALNIEDALNQIQGSSYTQRSSFLSSNTNISSFSLKSCTPSPRPFIGGESGRPSLSAVDSYTELLQEQCRRVQHQDAGSPQAVLMGGEQIIHLSDSVSSKDSLEDEDGDHSSFFLHLEKTQPPQKEPSAFTSSGQTSYSVMRLINEHIAQSDDGEEGEVQKWPHNDFHVSKASAGAETSLKDFSSLSLYEKTSGGPFELASFPGSSIGLTVTDADAPPFSLLDFSQRSISGDRSRHKSAVLHFSEAGNNKDFYFEAPPKSEYFLKDDSSHDKTKDVTRRENADLRGSINNLDKVSDFKSETQKSSLHQSASNIQYEAQRRSDGLDPDSEIVFIKGILKKPLKHNSGDPPRPSAPGQLIFAKHVAAALRDSVELARAKAKSVEVSGAGKKKLRWFDEVHVEEKLKAKTSHPEGPNLIPGPAAAHHVTKEAWTDVGVQVNLPQEGTDEVKVHRSNGRTRSTRVRGAPVSSQTRKGTVMRPQYAADVRHIAKTQGKFMVPRPPPRSNRATKTPSVYHIQERSPTEGALPPRTADAAVTYAQPLSEACSESPGHPQTRSRRGAAGDEKRLCLDSTPTDEEISQLWHGVRCALNTKDAKNIQSQVMESRPSVRNQSRSLQTPQSRKETVMLIGPHSGFEGPTRFHLTDLHPGRPLEQNPASVAMDTAQTHSSGSVRRTGQQQELISISSEERRILVSLDRLNQQLHCLRNHPGANAGTGALVDTPSTKDVKFSSYKHHASPANRLRSQRKT, from the exons ATGCAAGTTCTTCATGAGGACTTTTTCTACCACTC GAAGTCGAGGCTGGAAAATGATGCACGTCTGGACAATGACAGACAAAGTTTGGCCAAAGACCAGAAGTTATGCAGGAGCAGAGCGCGGAAATTCTCCCTGGAAACCAACCGACGTTGGAa GGCTTTGCACGCGAGGCGGAGGCAGAGGGACGTGCAAGAAGAACGACTGAGGGAGGAAATCCTGCAGCAACGCCGACAGCAAGTACAGGATGTAACCGAGCGCTTCCAAAGAGCACATCTCCCTCCGTCGCAGAGATACAGACAAT CTTTCAGAAGACACGCCCTAAACATTGAAGATGCACTTAATCAAATTCAAGGCAGTTCCTACACCCAGCGGTCCTCTTTCTTGTCGAGCAACACAAACATCAGCAG TTTTTCTCTCAAAAGCTGCACGCCGTCTCCGAGGCCTTTCATTGGAGGAGAATCGGGCCGACCGTCTCTGTCTGCGGTGGACTCCTACactgagctgctgcaggagcagTGCAGACGAGTGCAGCATCAGGATGCTGGCAGCCCACAGGCGGTGCTGATGGGGGGGGAGCAG ATCATCCACCTGTCTGACAGCGTCTCCAGCAAGGACAGCTTGGAGGACGAAGACGGAGATCACTCCTCGTTTTTCCTTCACCTTGAGAAGACCCAACCCCCCCAGAAAGAGCCGAGCGCTTTCACTTCCTCAGGTCAGACCTCCTACTCAGTGATGAGGCTCATCAATGAACACATAGCCCAATCGGACGACGGAGAGGAGGGAGAAGTCCAGAAGTGGCCTCACAATGACTTCCACGTTTCTAAAGCTTCTGCTGGAGCTGAGACTTCTCTGAAAGACTTCAGCTCATTAAGCCTTTATGAAAAAACCAGCGGAGGACCGTTTGAGTTAGCATCCTTTCCAGGAAGTTCCATCGGACTAACCGTGACAGATGCAGATGCTCCACCTTTTTCATTATTGGATTTTAGTCAACGTAGCATCAGTGGCGACCGATCCAGACACAAATCAGCTGTTCTGCACTTCTCTGAAGCTGGCAAcaacaaagacttttatttcGAAGCTCCACCAAAGTCGGAGTATTTCTTGAAGGATGATTCCTCACATGATAAAACTAAGGATGTGACCAGAAGAGAAAACGCAGATCTCCGTGGTTCGATCAACAACCTTGATAAGGTTTCTGACTTTAAAagtgaaactcaaaagtcaTCGCTGCACCAGAGCGCGTCTAACATCCAGTACGAAGCACAGAGACGCTCTGACGGTCTTGACCCCGACTCAGAGATCGTTTTCATCAAAGGAATCCTAAAGAAACCGCTGAAACATAACTCGGGGGACCCCCCACGCCCGTCTGCCCCGGGGCAATTGATTTTTGCAAAGCATGTGGCTGCGGCACTCAGGGACAGCGTGGAGTTGGCCCGAGCAAAAGCCAAGAGCGTGGAGGTCAGCGGCGCCGGGAAAAAGAAGCTGCGCTGGTTTGATGAAGTCCACGTGGAAGAGAAGCTGAAAGCAAAAACCTCCCATCCGGAGGGACCAAACCTGATCCCCGGACCTGCCGCCGCTCATCACGTTACAAAAGAAGCCTGGACAGATGTTGGGGTTCAAGTCAACTTGCCCCAAGAAGGAACAGATGAGGTCAAGGTGCACCGCTCGAACGGGCGGACCCGCTCGACGAGAGTCAGAGGGGCTCCCGTTTCCTCACAAACCAGAAAGGGCACCGTCATGCGACCTCAGTATGCCGCCGACGTGCGCCACATCGCTAAAACCCAAGGGAAGTTCATGGTTCCTCGCCCGCCTCCCCGCAGCAACCGCGCCACTAAGACCCCATCTGTTTACCACATCCAGGAGAGGAGCCCCACAGAGGGAGCGCTCCCACCCAGAACCGCAGATGCTGCAGTCACCTACGCCCAGCCCCTCTCAGAGGCCTGCTCCGAGTCTCCAGGTCATCCACAGACTCGCAGCAGAAGAGGAGCGGCGGGCGATGAAAAGCGCCTCTGTTTGGACAGCACTCCCACAGACGAGGAGATTTCCCAGCTCTGGCACGGCGTCCGCTGCGCCTTAAACACAAAGGACG caaaaaacataCAAAGCCAAGTCATGGAAAGTCGTCCATCTGTCAGAAATCAGAGCCGATCTCTACAAACCCCTCAG TCCAGGAAGGAGACGGTGATGCTGATTGGTCCACATTCAG GTTTTGAAGGTCCCACCCGGTTCCACCTGACCGACCTGCATCCTGGACGCCCCCTGGAACAGAATCCTGCTTCTGTTGCCATGGACACCGCCCAAACACACAGCTCTGGATCGGTGCGGCGGACCGgccagcagcaggagctcatctCCATCTCTTCTGAGGAGAGAAGAATCCTGGTCTCTCTGGACAGACTCAACCAGCAGCTGCACT gtttgcgGAACCATCCGGGGGCTAATGCTGGAACGGGAGCACTTGTTGACACCCCCTCG acaaagGATGTGAAATTCAGCAGCTATAAGCACCACGCCTCCCCCGCTAACCGTCTTCGATCTCAGAGGAAAACATGA